A genome region from Brassica oleracea var. oleracea cultivar TO1000 chromosome C2, BOL, whole genome shotgun sequence includes the following:
- the LOC106324322 gene encoding uncharacterized protein LOC106324322, whose protein sequence is MADLLHKEIQAMSLEEEEPLTLPDSPRFRVVDENQISLLGRLLNPDCQSMSRMIEYMPTAWRVYDRVRGIALSRDRFQFVFQREEDLQTVLNDRPWSYNHWAMALERWTSNPPQDFLQSIDVWIRIRNIPAIFFTAETMFKLASEVGVVEDIAYDPKVSHTKDYIRALVHFNTNKPAKAFRKLNVPKGGTVAIEFEYEKIHKRCFHCLRLTHEKVRCPLLRKGGSSGNKASVGPRVQSGGPVITEPLDGPPGFPVLFPKLSREDRKMAMLYISHADETERRARIERVKQGIEDNKVASSVHLTRITKELDKGKGHVFSYTELLESQHCGATHQITAAPAQHPGEKSDDDTESSGSKFSACSAPLIPLGSGFQLGPSSEGRVLGNVGSNRSEFNREEEGSRFDKQHRNQKQENLKLNGGFRIEAAASPMSILSWNCQGAGGSETIPYLRTLRRKHYPEFVFLMETKQKSEFIFGVKKQLGYDHVFTVEPEGLSGGLALMWKDTYQVTIFSSDKRIIDLKWLQKRHEVWNRLESLGLSRDDVWVLVGDFNELLSNDEKSGGAVRNESTFWNFRNIVQNCKLRELRHSGNCLSWVGWREQGWVQCKLDRCFVNSEWLALFPRANLEYLDLWASDHRPIRVCFSLERDNPMKRRFFFDKRMLSREGFEDLVRMSWEGDTGTRCCTMDRIHRCRRKIMDWKGKSDMNSRDRITRLRASLKAEVSKTSPSYDTMHRLKQELAKALREEELFWRQKCREEWLRSGDRNTKYFHNCVKGRRIQNRILMFLDDIGQEHFSEGAKGNLAVEFFRDLFTSSNPCDLESLFQGFQQRVTENMNQHLTRPVTAEEIKKAAFDVKGSSAPGEDGLTGVFYQRFWHIVGPGLTAEIQEFFRSSIMPEGWNHTQISLLPKIVNPSLMKDMRPISLCSVQYKIISKILCNRLKIILPEIIAETQGAFVSGRIISDNIIIAHEMIHGLRTSTKVAEGWMAIKTDLSKAYDRVEWSFLEVLLERMGFDRVWVRWIMACVSSVSFSVLLNGNSHGHIKPERGIRQGDPLSPFLFILCAEALVSCLNSSEAAGRLHGIKLTSSGPSIHHLLFADDSLLLCKANPEEANEILACIKLYGDASGQQVTHLKSSVIFGSLVPEVTKTEVKMVLGIENEGGEGSYLGLPECFSGSKRKLLSFIREKLHRRLQGWFAKALSQGGKEIMLKSVGMALPVFAMSCFKLPKDVCEKLTSAMIEFWWSSGNNKKKISWVAWKKLCTEKELGGLGFKDIERFNQSILAKQAWRIWSSPNSLLARLLKHRYFNRSEFLDCGIGARPSYAWRSIMHGRELLKESLFSKIGNGRNTKVWLDNWLLDSVSRPPRYRQDAIVDLTLTVNDLLDQQTGSWNVDMVCQLIAEEDINLVQKIRPVLSRADVIVWGFSKNGCYDYKSGYKLLDTIIRTRSEVQVSIPPIEKQLWSKLWKTKMSPKLRHFLWRVMSGALAVKAQLQTRGIMVNTTCPVCHQGPETICHMLFHCQTSKDVWKASRFPLPTAGWSRDSGFLNMYHLISHSHKQHVGASVRLSFPWILWQIWKARNRLCFEQVQPVASDIVTKAKEETVVWLNLHGCLPDSPIVSIPATVEVPVWSTPPAHALKCNIGATWSESSHVSGVGWIIRDSVGKVLSHSRSAFSGVASSTHADLLALSWASAAVIDLKLKNIMFEFSSVKAAGALNNPLEHPLSYHLCHEVINNVYSLTKSGLFLVPESCNVAASAIATSVTKDQRLQSYIAFGGPHWLSAVLLQEAN, encoded by the exons ATGGCTGATTTGTTGCACAAGGAGATCCAAGCAATGTCACTTGAAGAGGAGGAACCTCTGACACTCCCCGATAGCCCAAGGTTTAGGGTTGTGGACGAGAATCAGATAAGTCTTTTGGGACGCTTATTGAATCCAGATTGTCAATCAATGTCAAGAATGATTGAGTATATGCCAACAGCATGGCGAGTTTATGACAGGGTTCGTGGGATTGCCTTATCCCGAGATAGGTTCCAGTTTGTTTTCCAGCGGGAAGAGGATCTTCAAACGGTCTTGAATGATAGGCCCTGGTCTTACAACCATTGGGCCATGGCGCTGGAGCGATGGACATCCAATCCTCCTCAGGATTTTCTGCAGTCAATTGATGTGTGGATTCGGATCCGCAACATTCCTGCTATCTTTTTCACAGCGGAGACGATGTTCAAACTGGCTTCAGAAGTTGGTGTGGTGGAAGATATAGCATATGATCCTAAGGTATCTCATACCAAGGACTATATTCGTGCTCTGGTGCATTTCAATACTAATAAACCAGCTAAAGCTTTCCGCAAACTCAATGTTCCGAAAGGAGGTACGGTGGCTATAGAGTTTGAATATGAGAAAATACACAAGAGGTGTTTTCATTGCCTGCGTCTCACTCATGAAAAGGTGAGATGCCCTTTGTTGAGGAAAGGAGGTAGCAGTGGTAACAAGGCTTCTGTTGGCCCTAGAGTGCAATCTGGTGGTCCGGTTATCACAGAACCGTTAGATGGTCCTCCTGGTTTCCCTGTTCTGTTTCCGAAACTATCAAGAGAAGACCGTAAGATGGCGATGCTGTACATCTCTCACGCTGATGAAACTGAGCGTCGAGCTCGTATTGAAAGGGTGAAGCAAGGCATTGAAGATAACAAAGTAGCGTCCTCTGTTCATCTTACTCGTATTACGAAGGAGTTAGATAAAGGGAAGGGACATGTGTTCTCATACACTGAGCTCTTGGAATCACAACATTGTGGTGCTACTCATCAGATTACTGCGGCACCCGCTCAACATCCTGGAGAAAAGAGTGATGATGACACTGAATCCTCAGGATCAAAATTCTCAGCCTGTTCAGCTCCACTGATTCCATTGGGCTCGGGTTTTCAGCTTGGCCCTTCTTCGGAAGGGCGAGTCCTTGGGAATGTTGGTTCAAACAG ATCAGAATTCAACCGCGAAGAGGAAGGCAGTCGCTTCGATAAACAACACAGAAACCAAAAACAAGAAAATCTCAAACTCAACGGTGGCTTCCGTATTGAAGCCGCTGCTTCCCCAATGAGCATTCTCTCTTGGAATTGTCAAGGAGCAGGAGGCTCTGAGACAATTCCCTATCTCCGGACCCTTCGTAGGAAGCATTATCCGGAATTTGTGTTCTTGATGGAGACTAAACAAAAGTCTGAGTTTATTTTTGGAGTGAAGAAACAACTGGGTTATGATCATGTTTTTACGGTTGAGCCAGAAGGTTTAAGTGGAGGATTGGCTTTAATGTGGAAGGATACGTATCAAGTTACTATATTTTCAAGTGATAAGAGGATCATTGATCTCAAG TGGCTGCAAAAACGTCATGAAGTGTGGAATCGTTTGGAGAGTTTGGGATTGAGTAGAGACGATGTGTGGGTTCTGGTTGGGGATTTCAACGAGCTGCTTTCCAACGATGAAAAAAGTGGTGGTGCAGTACGTAATGAATCAACTTTCTGGAACTTCAGAAATATAGTTCAGAACTGCAAATTGAGAGAGTTACGACACTCAGGGAATTGTCTTTCTTGGGTTGGTTGGCGGGAACAAGGCTGGGTGCAATGTAAGCTTGATAGGTGTTTTGTCAACAGTGAATGGCTGGCTCTGTTTCCTCGGGCAAATTTGGAATACCTTGACCTCTGGGCATCAGATCATCGTCCCATTAGGGTCTGCTTCTCACTGGAGAGGGATAACCCAATGAAGAGGAGGTTTTTCTTTGACAAACGCATGCTGTCTAGGGAGGGTTTTGAGGATTTGGTTCGTATGAGCTGGGAAGGTGATACTGGTACGCGTTGCTGTACTATGGACCGGATTCATCGTTGCCGTAGAAAGATTATGGATTGGAAAGGAAAGTCAGATATGAATTCCAGAGATCGTATTACTCGTTTGCGTGCCTCTTTGAAAGCAGAGGTATCAAAAACTTCTCCGTCTTATGACACTATGCATCGTCTTAAACAGGAGCTTGCAAAAGCTCTGCGAGAAGAGGAATTGTTTTGGAGACAGAAGTGTAGAGAAGAATGGCTTCGGTCAGGAGATCGGAACACTAAGTATTTTCACAACTGTGTGAAGGGGAGAAGAATCCAAAATCGTATCTTGATGTTTCTTGATGACATTGGCCAGGAGCATTTCTCTGAGGGTGCAAAAGGGAATTTGGCTGTGGAATTTTTCAGAGATTTGTTTACTAGCTCTAACCCCTGCGACCTGGAGTCTCTGTTCCAAGGTTTCCAGCAGAGGGTCACAGAGAACATGAATCAACATCTTACACGCCCTGTGACCGCAGAGGAGATAAAGAAAGCGGCGTTTGATGTTAAAGGGAGTAGTGCACCGGGTGAGGATGGTCTGACAGGAGTTTTCTATCAGAGATTCTGGCATATTGTTGGTCCCGGTCTGACTGCTGAGATTCAAGAGTTCTTCCGGTCTTCAATTATGCCTGAGGGATGGAATCACACACAGATCAGTTTGCTTCCAAAGATTGTGAATCCCTCTCTCATGAAAGATATGAGGCCGATTAGCTTGTGTTCGGTCCAGTACAAAATTATATCGAAGATCCTGTGTAATCGGTTGAAGATAATACTCCCTGAGATCATTGCGGAAACACAAGGCGCGTTTGTGTCTGGACGAATTATTTCAGATAATATTATCATCGCTCATGAGATGATCCATGGTCTGCGTACTAGTACAAAAGTGGCAGAGGGTTGGATGGCAATTAAAACCGACCTGTCAAAAGCATATGATCGTGTTGAATGGAGCTTCCTTGAGGTCTTACTGGAGCGGATGGGTTTTGATCGAGTTTGGGTGCGATGGATTATGGCGTGCGTAAGCTCAGTATCCTTCTCGGTGTTATTAAATGGAAACTCTCATGGACATATTAAACCGGAAAGAGGAATTAGACAAGGTGATCCTCTCTCTCCTTTCCTGTTCATACTGTGCGCAGAAGCTCTAGTCAGTTGTCTTAATTCTTCTGAGGCGGCTGGGCGTCTTCACGGAATCAAACTAACTAGTTCGGGGCCTTCAATCCATCATTTGTTGTTTGCTGATGATAGCTTACTACTGTGTAAAGCTAACCCGGAGGAAGCCAATGAGATTCTAGCCTGCATCAAGTTGTATGGAGATGCGTCGGGCCAACAAGTGACTCATCTTAAATCGTCAGTTATTTTTGGCTCTCTTGTACCGGAAGTTACCAAAACAGAGGTTAAAATGGTTTTGGGAATTGAAAATGAAGGTGGAGAAGGTTCGTATCTTGGTCTCCCAGAATGTTTCAGCGGTTCGAAGAGGAAACTGCTGAGCTTTATTCGAGAAAAGCTCCATCGTCGACTTCAAGGCTGGTTCGCAAAGGCTTTGTCGCAGGGGGGTAAGGAAATCATGTTGAAATCTGTTGGTATGGCGCTTCCCGTGTTTGCAATGTCTTGTTTCAAACTCCCAAAAGATGTTTGTGAAAAACTCACAAGTGCAATGATTGAGTTCTGGTGGAGTAGTGGAAACAATAAAAAGAAAATTTCTTGGGTTGCTTGGAAGAAGCTTTGCACAGAGAAAGAACTTGGCGGGCTGGGTTTCAAAGATATTGAGAGATTTAATCAGTCTATTTTGGCAAAGCAGGCTTGGAGGATATGGTCTTCTCCGAATTCCTTACTGGCTCGTCTTCTAAAGCATAGGTACTTCAATCGTTCAGAATTTTTAGACTGTGGGATTGGGGCTCGTCCTTCGTACGCTTGGCGGAGCATTATGCATGGAAGGGAACTGCTGAAAGAGAGTCTTTTCAGTAAGATTGGAAATGGAAGAAACACCAAAGTGTGGTTGGATAATTGGCTCCTTGATTCAGTCTCTCGACCTCCTCGTTATCGTCAAGATGCGATCGTTGATCTGACACTAACAGTAAATGATTTATTGGACCAGCAAACCGGCTCTTGGAATGTTGACATGGTGTGTCAATTGATAGCAGAGGAAGACATAAACTTGGTTCAGAAAATAAGACCAGTGCTATCTAGAGCGGACGTGATTGTGTGGGGTTTTTCAAAAAATGGTTGCTATGATTACAAGAGTGGTTACAAACTCCTGGACACTATCATCAGGACCAGGTCAGAGGTTCAGGTATCTATCCCTCCAATTGAGAAGCAGTTGTGGTCTAAGCTCTGGAAAACTAAAATGTCACCTAAACTTCGTCATTTTCTTTGGCGTGTGATGTCTGGAGCCTTAGCAGTTAAAGCTCAGCTTCAAACTAGAGGAATCATGGTCAATACCACATGCCCTGTCTGCCATCAAGGTCCGGAAACAATTTGTCACATGCTTTTCCACTGTCAGACATCGAAAGATGTTTGGAAGGCATCGCGTTTCCCTTTGCCCACTGCAGGATGGTCTCGTGACTCTGGTTTCTTGAACATGTATCATCTGATTTCTCACAGTCATAAGCAGCATGTTGGCGCTTCAGTTCGTCTGTCATTCCCTTGGATTCTCTGGCAGATTTGGAAAGCGAGAAATAGGTTGTGCTTTGAACAAGTACAGCCTGTAGCAAGTGATATTGTGACTAAAGCTAAGGAGGAAACTGTCGTGTGGCTGAACCTACATGGTTGTCTCCCTGACAGTCCCATCGTCTCTATCCCTGCTACAGTTGAAGTGCCTGTTTGGTCAACACCTCCAGCCCACGCCCTGAAATGTAACATTGGTGCTACGTGGTCTGAATCATCTCATGTCAGTGGGGTAGGTTGGATCATTAGAGATTCTGTCGGGAAAGTGCTGTCCCATAGCAGAAGCGCTTTTAGTGGAGTGGCTTCGAGTACACATGCTGACCTTTTGGCATTATCCTGGGCCTCAGCTGCGGTTATTGACCTGAAACTGAAGAACATAATGTTTGAGTTTTCTTCCGTTAAAGCTGCAGGTGCGCTTAATAACCCACTGGAGCATCCCCTTTCTTATCATCTATGTCATGAAGTAATAAATAACGTTTACTCACTGACTAAGAGCGGATTGTTCCTAGTTCCTGAATCATGTAATGTCGCAGCCTCTGCAATAGCGACGAGCGTCACAAAGGACCAACGTCTGCAATCATATATTGCATTTGGTGGCCCTCATTGGTTGTCTGCTGTGCTGCTGCAGGAGGCAAATTAA